A window of Dioscorea cayenensis subsp. rotundata cultivar TDr96_F1 unplaced genomic scaffold, TDr96_F1_v2_PseudoChromosome.rev07_lg8_w22 25.fasta BLBR01000173.1, whole genome shotgun sequence contains these coding sequences:
- the LOC120253715 gene encoding putative disease resistance protein At4g10780: MDIVNTYLWSAVQEKLNSITSTKDLLDEVERALQDLMDNYVLVDQELVANRHGMQLTPQVQRWHDKVQLHERQDTMNQLKVAYNNRGCLLGSCSLNLWANYKISQSLIKLYKEINNLKTEHDAFKEITETQPPRAVLEIATSVTLVGNTIKLNLEKVRGYLVDDDVSMVGIWGMGGVGKTTLLNEINNSLLGGDTNLGFKYVISLVVSKEPQFEKLQNEISKRLGLPSDSGKSDIFEFLKKKNFLLLLDDIWKRVDLPKDLGIPLPLRQSQNSENRGQRYKRKVIFTTRDDDVCAHMNAHKKIKVECLEGEEAWHLFKQFASEEIINSNVIIEQLARKVMKKCSGLPLALKVIGRATSNMKTPEEWRHMLRSLIKMDVRTVTGIEESLFHNLKVSYDNLAIDTLRQCFLCCAQWREGILIKVSDLIEHWIGCGLISDFGNMGEAFDEGYSLIAKLNEACLLEFFDIDERYVKLHDVIHNMALWIVFECGKKKNKCIVGASVNDLSQFLNWEAGNCEETELISYNGPFYGDSLPKFLSDQNIDEKGQVSVAATFPRYPNLKSLFMTGYCRCETREMMVINFYPHMPSLTHLNLLGAPITGLSKEIRFLVNLQYLNISLTSIRSLPPELEELKQLKYFFFRIPSFLTSEGKCVPIKADGLSALSRLPELQVLDLYGNTCLEAGDLRILMDRKRIKAISMDVESVEILRLLKDLPTWRINLENIHDMPTLQLCDLSYKRDGEGLMELHISDCGFEDLLINGSGVSLKQIKLSGLPKLKQISCPKEITRPTEAFRSGCFLKLTYVSISNCDSLRSLSWVLHLPCLCVLEVDKCLAMEELIDPAEMQQASSCLPNLQFLKIKQMPNLVSLCTCLLDFPVLSRLWLKFCPKLEQITRSTEAFPSGCFPKLTDVYISYCDLRSLSWVLHLPCLRILSVRNCSGMEGLIDLADQMQQASSGLPTFPRLQSLSISHMLNLLSLSTCSLDFPVLSMLTLKSCPKLKKIPFKSSIVNNKFEHVTVDKDLWESLEWEDTTIRSHLTKFLKAR, from the coding sequence AGATTAGCCAAAGTTTAATCAAGTTATATAAAGAGATCAATAACTTGAAGACAGAACATGATGCTTTCAAAGAAATAACAGAGACACAACCTCCAAGAGCAGTTTTGGAGATTGCTACTTCAGTGACTCTTGTGGGCAACACTATCAAGCtaaatcttgagaaagttcGTGGTTACTTAGTAGATGACGATGTATCCATGGTAGGGATTTGGGGCATGGGAGGGGTCGGAAAGACAACTCTCTTGAATGAAATCAATAACTCATTACTTGGTGGTGATACTAATCTGGGGTTCAAGTATGTCATCTCTCTAGTGGTTTCAAAAGAACCTCAATTTGAGAAGCTTCAAAATGAGATATCTAAAAGGTTAGGATTGCCTTCTGACTCTGGGAAAAGTGAcatatttgagtttttgaaaaagaagaattttttgCTGCTATTAGATGATATATGGAAGAGAGTGGACCTTCCTAAAGACCTTGGTATTCCACTTCCACTCCGTCAAAGCCAAAATTCCGAAAATAGAGGTCAAAGGTACAAGCGGAAGGTGATCTTCACAACCAGAGATGATGATGTGTGTGCTCATATGAATGCTCACAAGAAGATCAAAGTTGAATGTTTGGAAGGAGAAGAAGCATGGCATCTTTTCAAGCAGTTCGCAAGTGAAGAGATCATTAATTCCAATGTTATTATTGAACAACTGGCAAGGAAAGTTATGAAGAAGTGCTCAGGTTTACCACTTGCCCTTAAAGTCATTGGTCGAGCCACGTCGAATATGAAGACACCTGAAGAGTGGCGTCACATGCTGAGGTCGTTAATTAAGATGGATGTCAGGACTGTTACTGGTATCGAAGAATCATTGTTTCACAACTTAAAGGTCAGTTATGATAATTTGGCCATTGATACTCTCCGACAATGTTTCTTGTGTTGTGCTCAATGGCGTGAAGGTATACTCATTAAAGTCTCTGATCTCATAGAGCATTGGATTGGGTGTGGATTGATCAGTGATTTTGGAAACATGGGGGAAGCCTTTGACGAGGGATATTCTCTCATTGCAAAATTAAATGAAGCATGTTTGTTGGAGTTTTTCGATATTGATGAACGTTATGTCAAATTGCATGATGTGATTCACAATATGGCACTGTGGATTGTGTTCGAGTGtgggaagaaaaagaacaaatgtaTTGTTGGTGCAAGTGTTAATGACTTAAGCCAATTTTTAAATTGGGAAGCAGGCAACTGTGAGGAGACAGAACTAATATCGTACAATGGTCCTTTCTATGGCGATAGTCTCCCGAAATTTTTAAGTGATCAAAATATTGACGAAAAGGGCCAAGTTTCTGTTGCAGCGACTTTTCCTAGATATCCTAATCTCAAGAGTTTATTTATGACTGGATATTGTAGATGTGAAACAAGGGAAATGATGGTTATAAACTTTTACCCTCATATGCCATCTCTCACACATTTGAACTTATTAGGGGCACCTATCACGGGTCTTTCAAAAGAAATTCGATTTCTTGTTAATCTTCAATACCTCAACATCAGCCTCACAAGCATTCGGTCACTTCCACCTGAACTAGAAGAGCTGAAGCAATTAAAatacttcttcttcagaattCCATCTTTTTTAACTAGTGAAGGTAAATGTGTTCCAATTAAAGCTGATGGATTGTCTGCATTATCAAGGTTGCCCGAGTTGCAAGTGCTTGATCTTTATGGAAATACTTGTTTAGAAGCAGGTGACTTGAGGATATTGATGGATAGGAAGAGGATTAAAGCGATCAGTATGGATGTGGAATCAGTCGAGATTCTTCGACTTCTTAAAGATTTGCCGACTTGGCGAATAAATTTGGAAAACATACATGATATGCCTACCCTCCAGCTTTGTGACTTGAGTTACAAACGTGATGGTGAGGGTTTGATGGAGTTACACATCAGTGATTGTGGCTTTGAGGACTTGTTGATAAATGGCAGTGGGGTCAGTCTAAagcaaatcaagttgagtggtCTTCCAAAGCTCAAGCAAATCAGTTGCCCAAAAGAAATCACTCGGCCAACAGAAGCATTTCGTAGTGGATGTTTCCTGAAGTTGACATATGTTTCCATTAGTAATTGTGATTCTCTGAGGAGTCTTTCGTGGGTTTTGCATCTCCCATGCCTTTGTGTATTGGAAGTAGACAAATGTTTAGCAATGGAAGAATTGATTGACCCTGCAGAGATGCAACAAGCTTCATCATGCCTTCCCAACctacaatttttgaaaatcaagCAAATGCCGAACTTAGTGAGCTTATGCACATGTCTATTGGATTTCCCTGTTTTGTCTAGACTTTGGTTGAAATTTTGCCCAAAGCTCGAGCAAATCACTCGGTCAACAGAAGCATTTCCTAGTGGATGTTTCCCGAAGTTGACAGATGTTTACATTAGTTATTGTGACCTGAGGAGTCTTTCGTGGGTTTTGCATCTCCCATGCCTTAGGATATTAAGTGTAAGAAATTGTTCAGGAATGGAGGGGTTGATTGACCTTGCAGATCAGATGCAGCAAGCTTCATCAGGCCTTCCCACCTTTCCTAGACTACAATCTTTGAGCATCTCACACATGCTGAACTTATTGAGCTTAAGCACATGTTCATTGGATTTCCCTGTTTTGTCTATGCTTACGTTGAAAAGTTGTCCAAAGCTGAAGAAAATTCCTTTCAAGTCATCCATTGTCAATAATAAATTCGAACATGTGACAGTTGACAAAGACTTGTGGGAGAGTTTGGAATGGGAGGACACAACAATCCGATCTCACCTCACCAAGTTCCTCAAGGCAAGATGA
- the LOC120253712 gene encoding uncharacterized protein LOC120253712: protein MKTMATMASTPSSTTTSSSSLTRTPPPTSFSSAAQRREEASTEPNSCYFPGCRKDTNCNCDICLASINATLDLIPHSSHSSLTKLSSSSSVRRRPLFGPEKTPPVKPKPISTPQSPPIQSTAKSRPIKERVVAEKATAIRTKVVVVVVLMVFSLFLIVDQGVPKMVFWRGFEPKLKGDTLSKGLVGELRERIGLVQERIEEMINEKVVDCSSMKLGWQFHQEGQNFFHWKCVIYKSWVEEVSIWGSPLRSSGLLPASFSPRLLSVISGKITEWSDGKVMSSMRTSNSSSLWTLKPWNKSVMQLEANTWVVEYKRSAWLEGQGLLEFAWEMVRVKNLKMLAQQKSLFFSVHKQEEIKSRIRGCLGVILSAFVSISVLPFRECKACILTVFVFCKLLGCICIL from the exons ATGAAGACCATGGCGACCATGGCCTCCACTccctcctccaccaccacctcctcttCCTCCCTAACTAGAACACCGCCTCCTACTTCATTCTCATCAGCAGCTCAGCGCCGGGAAGAGGCCTCGACGGAGCCAAACAGCTGTTACTTCCCCGGCTGCCGGAAAGACACCAACTGCAACTGTGACATCTGCCTAGCTAGCATCAATGCCACACTTGATCTCATTCCTCATTCTTCTCATAGCTCTCTCACCAAgctctcttcctcctcttcagtTCGTCGCCGCCCTCTCTTTGGCCCTGAAAAGACTCCTCCGGTGAAGCCTAAGCCTATCTCCACCCCTCAGTCTCCACCCATTCAATCCACTGCTAAATCTAGGCCAATTAAGGAAAGAGTTGTTGCTGAGAAGGCAACAGCAATAAGAACCaaggttgttgttgttgttgttcttatgGTGTTCAGTTTGTTTCTTATTGTCGATCAGGGTGTTCCAAAGATggttttttggagaggttttgagCCTAAACTGAAGGGTGACACATTGAGTAAGGGTCTTGTAGGTGAATTGAGAGAGAGAATTGGGTTAGTGCAGGAGAGGATTGAGGAAATGATCAATGAGAAGGTGGTTGATTGCAGCTCAATGAAACTTGGTTGGCAGTTTCATCAG GAAGGCCAAAATTTCTTTCATTGGAAGTGTGTGATCTATAAATCATGGGTGGAAGAAGTGAGCATTTGGGGAAGTCCTTTGCGAAGCTCCGGCCTGCTCCCTGCTTCCTTTTCTCCTCGTTTGCTCTCTGTTATCTCGGGCAAAATCACAGAG TGGTCTGATGGGAAGGTGATGAGCAGCATGAGGACAAGTAATAGTAGTAGTTTATGGACATTGAAGCCATGGAACAAGAGTGTGATGCAATTGGAGGCAAACACATGGGTTGTAGAGTACAAGAGAAGTGCATGGTTGGAAGGTCAGGGATTACTTGAATTTGCATGGGAGATGGTGAGAGTGAAGAATTTGAAGATGTTGGCACAGCAAAAATCTCTGTTCTTCTCTGTTCACAAGCAG GAGGAGATCAAGTCTAGGATCAGGGGGTGTCTGGGAGTCATATTGTCTGCTTTTGTCAGTATCTCTGTATTACCCTTTCGTGAGTGTAAGGCTTGTATTCTGACTGTATTTGTGTTTTGCAAACTGTTgggttgtatttgtattctgtaG
- the LOC120253717 gene encoding uncharacterized protein LOC120253717: MLLVTKINYKSMDIEMVRCECCGLKEDCTQDYISEVKANFDGKWLCGLCSEAVRDELVKGFVGDEAMKAHMAFCSKFKANPAVRVADGMRQLLRRRSGDLSSPSSSLASSSSSSSSLSSKKFGRSART, encoded by the coding sequence atGTTATTAGTGACCAAAATTAACTACAAAAGCATGGATATTGAGATGGTGAGATGTGAGTGTTGTGGCTTGAAAGAAGATTGCACACAAGACTACATTAGTGAAGTGAAGGCAAACTTTGATGGCAAGTGGTTGTGTGGATTATGTAGTGAAGCTGTGAGAGATGAGTTAGTTAAGGGCTTTGTGGGAGATGAGGCCATGAAGGCTCATATGGCATTTTGTAGCAAGTTTAAGGCAAACCCTGCAGTGAGAGTTGCTGATGGCATGCGGCAATTGCTTCGAAGGCGGTCGGGGGACTTATCGTCGCCATCTTCCTCtttggcttcttcttcttcttcttcttcttccttatcaTCAAAGAAGTTTGGTAGGTCTGCAAGAACATGA